One stretch of Deinococcus taeanensis DNA includes these proteins:
- a CDS encoding sensor histidine kinase, with protein sequence MSHVDDVSRSAPVASVSLNATLEAQLLIVQAQLRAAEADARAARQLFTDAPHAAFLLTADGCIVDANAQAYALLSADAPTLTRRRLGQWLSPASQPTLTALLKGVFAGPASQGAELTLVTSDGALQAVMVRVRVCPAPGAAPTCQLVMTDVTALKEANRALLDEAEGLRAQLASHEARHRRLDDEVREVVGATQVQLQLQLARVQTGLNLHCRSLPAAAQRCPHLHLTRDALGATFGLLGCLTQYVQARQLRVRLRSVDLNQVLADVMKDLQPRLKGREVQVTAGDLPTVLGDSRALQLILGEYLGNALKFTRTRDAANVRVLVEDTAQAYLIGVQDNGVGFHMRHRDRAFDLFARLHPAGAYEGAGLGLAVVRRLCERLGGRAWAEGKVGHGATFWFACPKVPALTL encoded by the coding sequence ATGAGCCACGTCGACGACGTCAGCCGCTCCGCTCCGGTCGCTTCCGTTTCTCTCAACGCCACCCTCGAAGCCCAACTGCTGATCGTCCAGGCGCAGCTGCGTGCCGCCGAAGCGGACGCCCGCGCCGCCCGGCAGCTGTTCACCGACGCGCCCCACGCCGCGTTCCTGCTGACCGCCGACGGGTGCATCGTGGACGCCAACGCCCAGGCCTACGCCCTGCTCAGCGCGGACGCACCCACCCTGACCCGCCGGCGCCTGGGGCAGTGGCTTTCCCCCGCGTCACAACCCACCCTGACCGCCCTGCTCAAAGGGGTGTTCGCGGGCCCCGCCTCCCAGGGCGCGGAGCTGACCCTCGTGACGTCCGACGGGGCCCTGCAGGCGGTGATGGTGCGGGTCCGCGTGTGCCCGGCACCGGGGGCGGCCCCCACCTGCCAGCTTGTGATGACTGACGTCACGGCGCTCAAGGAAGCCAACCGCGCGCTGCTGGACGAGGCCGAAGGGCTCCGCGCGCAGTTGGCGTCGCATGAAGCGAGACACCGCCGGCTGGACGACGAGGTGCGCGAGGTGGTGGGGGCCACGCAGGTGCAGCTGCAGTTGCAGCTCGCCCGCGTGCAGACGGGCCTGAACCTGCACTGCCGCTCGCTGCCCGCCGCGGCGCAGCGCTGCCCGCACCTCCACCTGACGCGGGACGCGCTGGGCGCCACGTTCGGCCTCCTGGGCTGCCTGACGCAGTACGTGCAGGCGCGGCAGCTGCGGGTCCGGCTCAGGAGCGTGGACCTCAACCAGGTGCTCGCGGACGTCATGAAGGACCTGCAGCCCCGCCTGAAGGGCCGCGAGGTGCAGGTCACCGCCGGGGACCTGCCGACCGTGCTGGGCGACAGCCGGGCGCTGCAGCTGATTCTCGGGGAGTACCTGGGCAATGCCCTGAAATTCACCCGCACGCGGGACGCCGCGAACGTGCGCGTGCTGGTGGAGGACACGGCGCAGGCCTACCTGATCGGCGTGCAGGACAACGGGGTCGGGTTTCACATGCGCCACAGGGACAGGGCCTTCGACCTGTTCGCCCGCCTGCACCCGGCCGGCGCGTACGAGGGCGCCGGACTCGGCCTGGCCGTGGTGCGCCGCCTGTGTGAGCGCCTCGGGGGCCGCGCGTGGGCCGAAGGGAAGGTCGGGCACGGCGCGACGTTCTGGTTCGCGTGTCCGAAAGTGCCTGCGCTGACCCTCTGA
- a CDS encoding recombinase family protein yields the protein MAYAANRRAQKDSFAAIAAKLNVAGFRTRKSSLWASVQVKPMLDRSPA from the coding sequence ATGGCGTACGCTGCCAATCGCAGAGCGCAGAAAGACAGCTTCGCCGCCATTGCCGCAAAACTGAACGTGGCCGGATTCCGCACCAGGAAGAGCAGCCTGTGGGCCAGCGTGCAGGTCAAGCCGATGCTGGATCGATCACCTGCGTGA
- a CDS encoding GNAT family N-acetyltransferase, which translates to MDVPQPVESVVRNQKTGQKAHLRVSNAGFAAVFELLIGKRRIGYANCAALSDMDYMLSDLMIEEQHQPQGFLRMLRKPLKHRRNGWGTLLLEAVIDEAQACGFRRIYAEVTPTGLQENPALLAWYEKHGFRRSKRAASQPGWLCLERRLNNAASPDKRKFAAGNHIY; encoded by the coding sequence GTGGACGTTCCGCAGCCTGTTGAATCTGTCGTCCGCAACCAGAAGACCGGGCAAAAGGCTCACTTAAGGGTGTCCAATGCCGGCTTCGCCGCTGTGTTTGAACTGCTGATTGGTAAGAGACGCATTGGCTACGCCAACTGCGCAGCACTGAGTGACATGGACTACATGCTCAGCGATCTGATGATTGAAGAGCAGCACCAACCACAAGGCTTCCTTCGCATGTTGAGAAAGCCGCTCAAGCACCGGCGGAATGGATGGGGCACCTTGCTGCTTGAGGCTGTGATTGACGAAGCACAAGCCTGTGGTTTTCGGAGGATCTACGCAGAAGTCACCCCCACGGGGCTGCAGGAGAACCCGGCGCTCCTCGCGTGGTACGAAAAACACGGCTTCCGGCGTTCGAAAAGGGCGGCTTCGCAACCCGGTTGGCTCTGTCTCGAGCGGCGACTGAACAACGCTGCTTCACCAGACAAACGCAAATTTGCGGCAGGGAACCACATCTATTGA
- a CDS encoding TetR/AcrR family transcriptional regulator: MPRQVDHDARRTALALAVWQLIRTGGIEHVTLRHLADTTGWSTGAIRHYLPTREAILSFAAQHVGRRVQARLTAARPAGTPRNQLRTMLHELLPLDEERTCEAGIWLAFVAHGQATPQIADAQGVAFDGLQDELHRVMQQLHRHQLLAPGRDPAAEATALHALIDGLTLHRLMQKLTRDQVVTALDQHLERLLP; encoded by the coding sequence ATGCCCCGACAAGTAGATCATGACGCGCGCCGGACAGCCCTTGCTCTCGCCGTCTGGCAGCTGATCCGCACCGGCGGCATTGAGCACGTCACCCTCCGCCACCTCGCCGACACCACCGGATGGTCGACCGGCGCCATCCGCCATTACCTGCCCACCCGCGAAGCCATTCTCAGTTTCGCTGCTCAGCATGTCGGGCGCCGCGTCCAGGCCCGCCTCACCGCGGCCCGACCGGCCGGCACGCCGCGCAACCAGCTGCGCACCATGCTGCACGAACTGCTGCCACTGGACGAGGAACGCACCTGTGAAGCGGGCATCTGGCTTGCCTTCGTGGCCCACGGCCAGGCCACCCCGCAGATCGCAGATGCGCAGGGCGTCGCGTTTGACGGCCTTCAGGACGAACTCCACCGCGTCATGCAGCAGCTGCACCGCCACCAGCTGTTGGCGCCGGGCCGCGACCCCGCCGCCGAGGCCACGGCGCTCCACGCCCTGATCGACGGGCTCACCCTCCACCGGCTGATGCAAAAGCTCACCCGGGACCAGGTCGTCACCGCGCTCGACCAGCACCTGGAACGCCTGCTGCCCTGA
- a CDS encoding GAF domain-containing protein — protein sequence MTSAPVPSDEAARLLDLARYQVLDTAREEPFDRVTRLAARLLSTPVAVINLIDQYRQWSKAMVGLSAAEAPRQESFCAWTIGGDVPFVIENAPADPRFRNNPMVTGDPHIHMYAGAPLVTPAGHRIGTLCVTDSRPHTLSPEDLACLQDLAAIAMQELELRRERLEAARCADAQRRLAEEYRRTLDQARVVEGVTSLMTLGLPVDDALENAAGLIREAAAADVMAVLTWAGGDLRAQVLGAARAAPADLDGLRAALLFGTAAPLEALRDRQEPLYIEDYASRPDVIVRLARAGVTQVAAVPLGTAGGAQRLLLALRAAVNDVDRWRLQDRALLEVTGRTLAHALRQQP from the coding sequence GTGACTTCCGCCCCTGTGCCTTCCGACGAGGCGGCCCGGCTGCTGGACCTGGCGCGCTACCAGGTGCTCGACACGGCGCGCGAGGAGCCGTTTGACCGCGTGACCCGCCTCGCCGCCCGCCTCCTGAGCACGCCCGTCGCCGTCATCAACCTCATCGACCAGTACCGGCAGTGGAGCAAGGCCATGGTGGGCCTCAGCGCCGCCGAGGCGCCGCGCCAGGAGTCGTTCTGCGCCTGGACCATCGGCGGGGACGTCCCGTTCGTCATCGAGAACGCCCCGGCCGACCCGCGGTTCCGGAACAACCCGATGGTGACCGGTGACCCGCACATTCACATGTATGCCGGCGCGCCGCTCGTGACCCCGGCCGGGCACCGCATCGGCACGCTGTGCGTCACCGACTCCCGCCCGCACACCCTGTCCCCGGAGGACCTCGCGTGCCTGCAGGACCTCGCGGCGATCGCCATGCAGGAGCTCGAGCTGCGCCGCGAACGCCTCGAAGCGGCGCGCTGCGCCGACGCGCAGCGCCGGCTCGCCGAGGAGTACCGCCGCACCCTCGACCAGGCGCGGGTGGTGGAGGGCGTCACCAGTCTCATGACCCTCGGCCTGCCGGTCGACGACGCGCTGGAGAACGCCGCGGGCCTGATCCGCGAGGCGGCGGCGGCCGACGTCATGGCGGTCCTCACCTGGGCGGGCGGGGACCTGCGCGCGCAGGTACTGGGGGCCGCCCGCGCGGCGCCGGCGGACCTGGACGGGCTGCGCGCGGCGCTGCTGTTCGGCACGGCCGCCCCCCTCGAGGCGCTGCGGGACCGGCAGGAGCCGCTGTACATCGAGGACTACGCGTCCCGGCCGGACGTGATCGTGCGCCTGGCGCGCGCCGGGGTGACGCAGGTGGCGGCCGTGCCGCTCGGGACGGCAGGCGGCGCGCAGCGGCTGCTGCTGGCGCTGCGCGCCGCCGTGAACGACGTGGACCGCTGGCGGCTGCAGGACCGGGCGTTGCTGGAAGTGACGGGCCGGACGCTCGCGCACGCCCTGCGCCAGCAGCCCTGA
- a CDS encoding ATP-binding protein translates to MIPTPEAPVLHHSFLALEGGHPGTEAVAVLDRQLRFALVNPAFAALCGAPAEALVGQLITGLPVHRPAWLADLAGACAQAARGARAHAELLLPASGGAQRGQVWPLRGASGDVAGVAVRLEGAPPGAPGPLALSRALNRALTLEDVRQVLLSHAVPAMGAYAGTVIEVIDENSLFMMGSVGYGTPVEERWTHFPANPGFPVVRAVQSGAPLFATLDDLRRDFPAFAPYMRPGTRALAALPLRAGGEVRAVLTLSFRQEAGISPDRRPWLLTLADSCADALERAQRHDAERHARERATLLADVSSALAASLDPRETLERITALAIHHVADWAAVYLPTPEGTLTAAAAAHQDPELAQVLQQVVTRNLTGSTVPGTPAWVMQTGEAFMLPVVPADLTDQHPDAEQRAALRRVGFHSLIHVPLTVQGRVVGVLGLASAHPQRTYGPDDLALAEQLAARAALALDNALLYEASHLNEQRYRSLIDATRQTVWTNTAEGLLLGEQPGWARLTGQDQAAYSGTGWVDVIHPDDREHSLQRWLASVAVCAAYDTVQRVRTVDGSYRHFQVRAVPVLRPDGTVREWVGVHTDITERVRAEEELERRVEERTQALARSNAELERFAYVASHDLQEPLRTIGGLTGLLERRYGELYDERGRALLRMVIEGSERMKTLLDDLLVYSRLGAERLTLEPVDTNPLVQEAQERLSGALEDTGGQVTSGRLPTVAGSPFQLGQLFQNLIGNALKFHAPGVAPRVHLQATEEEGAWHFTVQDNGIGMEAGHLERIFVMFQRLHTREEYAGTGLGLAICQKVVERHGGRIWVESRPGEGSTFHFTLPAAPAGGQRVLAGRDPRA, encoded by the coding sequence GTGATCCCCACTCCAGAAGCCCCTGTGCTGCACCACAGCTTCCTTGCGCTGGAAGGGGGGCATCCCGGAACGGAAGCCGTGGCCGTGCTCGACCGCCAGCTGCGCTTCGCGCTCGTGAACCCGGCGTTCGCCGCGCTGTGCGGGGCGCCCGCAGAGGCGCTGGTGGGACAGCTGATCACAGGGCTGCCGGTACACCGGCCAGCCTGGCTGGCGGACCTCGCCGGGGCGTGCGCTCAGGCCGCGCGGGGGGCCCGGGCGCACGCGGAGCTGCTGCTGCCGGCGTCCGGGGGGGCGCAGCGCGGCCAGGTGTGGCCGCTGCGCGGCGCGTCCGGCGACGTGGCGGGGGTGGCGGTGCGCCTCGAGGGCGCCCCGCCGGGCGCGCCGGGGCCGCTGGCCCTCAGCCGCGCCCTGAACCGGGCGCTCACGCTGGAGGACGTCCGTCAGGTGCTGCTCAGCCACGCGGTGCCTGCGATGGGGGCGTACGCGGGCACGGTGATCGAGGTGATCGACGAGAACAGTCTGTTCATGATGGGCAGCGTGGGGTACGGCACGCCGGTGGAGGAGCGGTGGACGCACTTTCCGGCGAATCCCGGCTTTCCGGTGGTGCGGGCCGTGCAGAGCGGCGCGCCGCTGTTCGCCACCCTGGACGACCTGCGGCGCGACTTTCCGGCCTTCGCGCCGTACATGCGCCCGGGCACGCGCGCCCTGGCGGCCCTGCCGCTGCGGGCCGGCGGCGAGGTGCGTGCAGTACTGACGCTGTCTTTCCGCCAGGAGGCAGGCATCTCCCCGGACCGGCGGCCGTGGCTGCTGACCCTGGCGGACAGCTGCGCCGACGCGCTGGAGCGCGCGCAGCGGCACGACGCGGAGCGCCACGCCCGCGAGCGCGCCACGCTGCTCGCCGACGTGAGTTCGGCCCTCGCCGCTTCGCTGGACCCGCGTGAGACGCTGGAGCGGATCACGGCGCTGGCGATTCACCATGTGGCCGACTGGGCGGCCGTGTACCTGCCCACGCCGGAGGGCACCCTCACCGCCGCGGCCGCCGCGCACCAGGATCCGGAACTCGCACAGGTGCTGCAACAGGTCGTGACGCGGAACCTGACGGGGTCCACCGTGCCAGGCACGCCGGCCTGGGTCATGCAGACCGGGGAGGCGTTCATGCTTCCGGTGGTTCCGGCGGACCTGACCGACCAGCACCCGGATGCCGAGCAGCGCGCGGCGCTGCGCCGCGTGGGCTTTCACTCCCTGATTCACGTGCCGCTGACGGTGCAGGGCCGGGTGGTCGGCGTGCTCGGGCTGGCGAGTGCCCATCCGCAGCGCACCTACGGACCTGATGACCTGGCCCTGGCCGAGCAGCTGGCCGCTCGGGCCGCGCTGGCCCTGGACAACGCGCTGCTGTACGAGGCGTCGCATCTCAACGAGCAGCGCTACCGCTCCCTGATCGACGCGACCCGGCAGACCGTCTGGACGAACACCGCCGAAGGGCTGCTGCTGGGTGAACAGCCGGGCTGGGCGCGGCTGACCGGGCAGGACCAGGCTGCGTACAGCGGCACCGGCTGGGTCGACGTGATCCACCCGGATGACCGGGAGCACAGCCTGCAGCGGTGGCTGGCGTCCGTGGCGGTGTGCGCGGCGTACGACACGGTGCAGCGGGTCCGGACGGTGGACGGCTCCTACCGGCACTTTCAGGTCCGGGCCGTGCCGGTGCTGCGCCCCGACGGCACGGTGCGGGAGTGGGTGGGCGTGCACACGGACATCACCGAACGGGTGCGCGCCGAGGAGGAACTCGAGCGGCGGGTGGAGGAGCGGACGCAGGCGCTGGCGCGCAGCAACGCGGAACTCGAGCGCTTCGCGTACGTGGCCAGTCACGACCTTCAGGAGCCGCTGCGGACCATCGGGGGCCTGACGGGCCTGCTGGAACGCCGCTACGGCGAGCTGTACGACGAGCGCGGCCGGGCCCTGCTGCGCATGGTGATCGAAGGCAGCGAGCGCATGAAGACCCTGCTGGACGACCTGCTGGTGTATTCCCGCCTGGGCGCCGAGCGCCTGACGCTGGAACCCGTGGACACCAACCCGCTCGTGCAGGAAGCGCAGGAACGCCTCAGCGGCGCGCTCGAGGACACCGGCGGGCAGGTCACGTCCGGGCGCCTGCCGACCGTCGCGGGCAGTCCTTTTCAGCTGGGGCAGCTGTTTCAGAACCTGATCGGCAACGCCCTGAAATTTCACGCGCCGGGCGTCGCGCCGCGGGTGCACCTGCAGGCGACGGAGGAGGAGGGCGCGTGGCATTTCACGGTGCAGGACAACGGCATCGGGATGGAAGCCGGGCACCTGGAACGGATCTTCGTGATGTTCCAGCGGCTGCACACGCGCGAGGAGTACGCCGGCACCGGTCTGGGGCTGGCGATCTGCCAGAAGGTCGTGGAGCGGCACGGCGGGCGCATCTGGGTGGAGTCCCGGCCGGGTGAAGGCAGCACCTTCCACTTCACGTTGCCTGCGGCGCCGGCCGGAGGGCAGCGGGTGCTGGCCGGGCGGGACCCGCGGGCCTGA
- a CDS encoding sensor histidine kinase encodes MVRPSLSARPDANAPRPVPGRSAPYALAVIASALALMVRLALNAALATTAPYTLSLLAVTAAAVNGGFRAGLLATVLSAAGVNVLITAPAWRLQPVPQAVSLVVFLVVGAAVSWLGSNRLEALRRIQAAHQALEEREAQLRALSDNLPGAMTYQAEGSPGGRTGVLYVSANVERLNGVTPAEVYAAPDTLFRRIDPRAAAHLLAAEASAVQTGQPFEVEVPFCLPDGARRWMRLASQRRTLPDGREVWDGVQIDVTEQRDTQEALRAVNAQLEERVRERTRQLERSNQELTQFASVASHDLKAPIRTVVNFLQLLERRAGAQLDDRAREYIRVTVDAAGRMNQLVDDLLTYSRVGQERTRGPVNAQEVLEGVLRDLSSTLQDRGAAVQAGPLPPLQTDPVQLHQVLLNLLGNAVKFQPPGRAPQVCVQARPEGGLVHVTVRDNGIGIAPEHQERIFEVFQRLHTQEQFAGSGLGLAISRKIVEEHGGQLWVESVPGEGSTFHFTMPGAEAGA; translated from the coding sequence ATGGTTCGTCCTTCTCTGTCCGCCCGTCCGGACGCAAACGCGCCGCGTCCGGTGCCTGGGCGCTCGGCGCCGTACGCTCTGGCGGTCATTGCGTCCGCGCTGGCCTTGATGGTGAGGCTGGCCCTCAACGCGGCGCTCGCCACGACGGCGCCCTACACCCTGTCACTGCTGGCCGTCACGGCCGCCGCCGTGAACGGCGGGTTCCGGGCGGGCCTGCTGGCGACCGTGCTGAGCGCCGCGGGCGTCAACGTGCTGATCACCGCGCCCGCATGGCGCCTGCAGCCTGTGCCGCAGGCGGTGAGTCTGGTGGTGTTCCTCGTGGTGGGGGCGGCGGTCAGCTGGCTCGGCTCGAACCGGCTTGAGGCGCTGCGGCGCATCCAGGCGGCGCACCAGGCGCTGGAGGAACGCGAGGCGCAGCTCCGGGCGCTGTCAGACAACCTGCCAGGCGCCATGACGTACCAGGCGGAGGGAAGTCCGGGCGGCCGGACCGGCGTTCTGTACGTCAGCGCGAACGTGGAGCGCCTGAACGGCGTGACGCCCGCGGAGGTGTACGCCGCACCGGACACGCTGTTCCGCCGGATTGACCCGCGCGCCGCGGCGCACCTGCTGGCCGCCGAGGCGAGCGCCGTGCAGACGGGGCAGCCGTTCGAGGTGGAAGTGCCGTTCTGCCTGCCGGACGGCGCGCGCCGCTGGATGCGCCTCGCGTCGCAGCGGCGCACGCTGCCGGACGGGCGGGAAGTGTGGGACGGCGTGCAGATCGACGTGACTGAGCAGCGCGACACGCAGGAGGCCCTGCGGGCCGTGAACGCGCAGCTTGAGGAGCGCGTGCGGGAACGCACCCGGCAGCTCGAGCGGTCCAATCAGGAACTCACGCAGTTCGCGAGCGTGGCGTCGCACGACCTGAAAGCCCCGATCCGGACGGTCGTGAATTTTCTGCAGCTGCTGGAACGGCGCGCCGGCGCGCAGCTTGACGACCGGGCCCGGGAGTACATCCGCGTGACGGTGGACGCAGCCGGCCGGATGAACCAGCTGGTCGACGACCTGCTGACGTACAGCCGGGTGGGCCAGGAGCGGACGCGCGGCCCCGTGAACGCGCAGGAGGTCCTGGAGGGCGTGCTGCGGGACCTGAGCAGCACGCTGCAGGACCGGGGCGCGGCCGTGCAGGCCGGGCCGCTGCCGCCGCTGCAGACCGACCCGGTGCAGTTGCATCAGGTGCTGCTGAACCTGCTGGGGAACGCCGTGAAATTCCAGCCGCCCGGCCGGGCGCCGCAGGTGTGCGTGCAGGCGCGCCCGGAGGGCGGCCTGGTGCACGTCACCGTCCGCGACAACGGCATCGGCATCGCCCCGGAGCACCAGGAGCGCATCTTCGAGGTGTTTCAGCGGCTGCACACGCAGGAGCAGTTCGCGGGCAGCGGGCTGGGGCTGGCCATCAGCCGCAAGATCGTGGAGGAGCATGGCGGGCAGCTGTGGGTGGAGAGCGTGCCCGGGGAGGGCAGCACCTTTCACTTCACGATGCCGGGCGCCGAGGCCGGCGCCTGA
- a CDS encoding ABC transporter substrate-binding protein: MKRQVLVVTGMLIGLNAIAAPSVAQKVTLKFSAHWLSEQRRPTITRIVNTWNERNPNIQVEYTGVPFDQIITKTVAGIAAGNAPDVVVLDIRTTRQRGAKNQILDLTPLGANQIKSGFYANLWNTATYNGKQYGLPFVTDTRVLFYNKAAFKEVGLNPNKPPRTWDELWTYAAKLDKKDGNRWVRMGFHPMFGDFGYPGWLTNAGDSFFDKSNEEARANNPTAVKVLNWIKKWTDKYGANNYAAFRASFGGGAQDEFMSGKVPMVVRNGNYLTTLRVNAPNLQYGFVAVPTEDGKQDGLSSWGGGFNVEIPRSTRHPKEAYAFARYLATEGAKVWAAEQNDLPGYQVARLANKNPNFVKLANNLKYTFVDTVPVYAPSFETAINKAVDDVLLRNKEAKDALDEAQAAIAKQVADAKRDAAR; encoded by the coding sequence ATGAAACGGCAAGTCCTCGTTGTCACCGGCATGTTGATCGGCCTGAACGCAATTGCAGCGCCCAGCGTGGCGCAGAAGGTGACCCTCAAGTTCTCCGCGCACTGGCTCAGCGAACAGCGCCGCCCCACCATCACCCGCATCGTGAACACCTGGAACGAGCGCAACCCGAACATTCAGGTGGAATACACCGGGGTGCCGTTCGACCAGATCATCACCAAAACCGTGGCGGGCATCGCCGCTGGCAACGCCCCGGACGTCGTCGTGCTGGACATCCGCACCACCCGCCAGCGCGGCGCCAAGAACCAGATTCTGGACCTGACCCCGCTCGGCGCCAACCAGATCAAAAGTGGCTTCTACGCCAACCTCTGGAACACCGCCACCTACAACGGCAAACAGTACGGCCTGCCCTTCGTGACCGACACCCGCGTGCTGTTCTACAACAAGGCCGCCTTCAAGGAAGTCGGGCTCAACCCGAACAAGCCGCCCAGAACCTGGGACGAACTGTGGACATACGCCGCGAAACTCGACAAGAAGGACGGCAACCGCTGGGTCCGCATGGGCTTCCACCCCATGTTCGGTGACTTCGGCTACCCCGGCTGGCTGACCAACGCCGGGGACAGCTTCTTCGACAAGAGCAACGAGGAAGCCCGCGCGAACAACCCCACCGCCGTCAAGGTCCTGAACTGGATCAAGAAGTGGACCGACAAGTACGGCGCGAACAACTACGCCGCCTTCCGGGCGTCGTTCGGCGGCGGCGCGCAGGACGAGTTCATGTCCGGCAAGGTGCCCATGGTCGTGCGCAACGGCAACTACCTCACGACCCTGCGCGTGAACGCCCCGAACCTTCAGTACGGCTTCGTGGCGGTGCCCACCGAGGACGGCAAGCAGGACGGCCTGAGCTCCTGGGGCGGCGGGTTTAACGTGGAGATCCCGCGCAGCACCAGACACCCGAAAGAAGCGTACGCCTTCGCCCGCTACCTCGCCACCGAAGGCGCCAAGGTCTGGGCGGCCGAGCAGAACGACCTGCCCGGGTACCAGGTCGCCCGCCTCGCCAACAAGAACCCCAACTTCGTGAAACTGGCGAACAACCTCAAGTACACTTTCGTGGACACCGTGCCCGTCTACGCGCCCAGCTTCGAGACGGCCATCAACAAAGCCGTGGACGACGTGCTGCTGCGCAACAAGGAGGCCAAGGACGCGCTCGACGAGGCGCAGGCCGCCATCGCCAAGCAGGTGGCCGACGCCAAACGCGACGCGGCCCGCTGA
- a CDS encoding GNAT family N-acetyltransferase, protein MRSLIDQPTTLRECRSITTARYSHPDARIGAHLHATHPALDQQRAWIRRQQAAPDDYYFASCDQASQAIVGVIGLSNISGAEGELGRYTCVNAPAHALEGSLPLQDWALNGLGLDVVYCTFTLDNRTTRLLTRIQNWAQHPALLTDLLTGDPLQRWQTDRERFAGVLPKLRRRLAQVRAAPDEVGA, encoded by the coding sequence ATGCGCTCACTCATCGACCAGCCCACCACCCTGCGCGAGTGCAGGTCGATCACCACCGCCAGGTACAGCCACCCTGACGCCCGAATCGGCGCGCACCTGCACGCCACCCACCCGGCCCTGGACCAGCAGCGGGCCTGGATCCGCCGGCAACAGGCGGCGCCCGACGATTATTACTTCGCGAGCTGTGACCAGGCGTCCCAGGCGATCGTCGGCGTGATCGGCCTGAGCAACATCAGCGGGGCAGAAGGCGAATTGGGCCGGTACACCTGCGTCAACGCACCGGCCCACGCGCTGGAAGGCTCACTGCCCCTACAGGACTGGGCGTTGAACGGGCTGGGCCTGGACGTGGTGTACTGCACCTTCACGCTGGACAACCGCACGACCCGGCTGCTCACCCGGATTCAGAACTGGGCGCAGCATCCGGCGCTGCTCACTGATTTACTCACAGGCGACCCGTTGCAGCGGTGGCAGACGGACCGGGAGCGCTTCGCAGGGGTCCTCCCGAAACTCAGGCGGCGCCTCGCGCAGGTGCGGGCTGCGCCTGACGAGGTCGGGGCGTAG
- a CDS encoding serine hydrolase domain-containing protein, giving the protein MDLTALGALDAEIRTAWPAVTCLLVARNGQLAFERYYAGGPADRRDLQSVTKSVVSLLIGAALRRGVLRGLDQPVLPLLGGGRTVDPRWAAVTVRHLMTMTGGLPSELTDPAYDEAWFTSADPLAFTLAQPLLDTPGGAFRYSNAGVHLVGAALAAAWGEPLDALADSALFAPLGIRSAHWDVDPAGRPWAGGGLHLTARDLLQLGQLTLQGGRWDDTQLTSPGWVARATRPHLQRYAWMEGLPDDGLLWWPAREGGVEGWYAAGYGGQSLAVFPAQAMVVLTGEVSAHSSHRHLIPALVRTARH; this is encoded by the coding sequence ATGGACCTCACGGCCCTGGGCGCCCTGGACGCGGAGATCCGTACGGCCTGGCCCGCCGTGACCTGCCTGCTCGTCGCCCGGAACGGACAGCTGGCCTTCGAGCGGTACTACGCGGGCGGACCGGCCGACCGGCGGGACCTGCAGTCCGTGACGAAAAGTGTCGTGTCGCTGCTGATCGGCGCAGCGCTGCGCCGCGGCGTCCTGCGCGGCCTGGACCAGCCGGTGCTGCCGCTGCTCGGCGGGGGCCGCACTGTGGACCCGCGCTGGGCGGCCGTGACGGTCCGTCACCTGATGACCATGACCGGCGGGCTGCCCTCGGAACTGACCGACCCGGCCTACGACGAAGCCTGGTTCACCAGTGCCGATCCGCTGGCCTTCACGCTGGCCCAGCCTCTGCTGGACACGCCGGGCGGGGCGTTCCGGTACTCGAACGCCGGGGTGCACCTGGTGGGCGCCGCGCTCGCGGCCGCCTGGGGTGAACCGCTTGACGCCCTGGCGGACTCGGCGCTGTTCGCGCCGCTGGGCATCCGCTCGGCGCACTGGGACGTGGACCCGGCGGGGCGCCCGTGGGCGGGCGGCGGCCTGCACCTCACCGCGCGCGATCTGCTGCAGCTCGGGCAGCTGACCCTGCAGGGGGGCCGCTGGGACGACACGCAGCTGACCAGTCCCGGCTGGGTGGCGCGGGCCACCCGCCCGCACCTGCAGAGGTACGCGTGGATGGAAGGCCTTCCCGACGACGGGCTGCTGTGGTGGCCCGCCCGCGAGGGGGGCGTGGAGGGCTGGTACGCCGCCGGGTACGGCGGTCAGTCTCTCGCGGTGTTTCCCGCGCAGGCCATGGTGGTGCTGACTGGCGAGGTCAGCGCGCACTCGTCCCACCGGCACCTCATCCCGGCGCTCGTGCGGACCGCGCGGCATTG